From the Candidatus Nomurabacteria bacterium genome, one window contains:
- a CDS encoding MFS transporter, giving the protein MSAPIKIIKTVYIASFFFALQIAIASYINSTFVSEITQESIVGIIFTASAIVTLLALSLIPKVISKFGNKFTLLGLLVISFLSLVALTSFGRPTLQLIGFIFYLVTNNVIVFSFDIFVQHFSDSKKIGKMRGFYLTVINTAWVISPVIAGILMSNGGYPLLYGVSMMFIFIVFYTVLTQIKNYHDAPYVRAPFVKTLNLLWSQHELRSITVLNFVLQFFYAWMIIYTPIYLHEHIGFSWENIGIIFTIMLLPFILLELPLGRRSDRHGEKTFLILGLIIMGVATLFLPTLPKNIILWAFFLFLTRVGAAITEVMIEVHFFKKVTDKESNFISIFRDMSPLAFVVAPIFGTLIIGTLPFKTLYIVLGVFVLSGIFYAHKLKDKKTS; this is encoded by the coding sequence ATGAGCGCGCCTATAAAGATAATTAAAACAGTTTATATAGCAAGTTTTTTCTTTGCGCTTCAGATCGCAATAGCTTCATACATAAACTCGACATTTGTAAGTGAAATAACTCAGGAATCAATCGTGGGTATAATCTTCACTGCTAGTGCAATAGTTACACTACTAGCACTTTCTCTGATACCAAAAGTAATTAGTAAATTTGGGAATAAATTTACCTTACTTGGATTGCTTGTGATTAGTTTTTTATCTTTAGTAGCTTTAACATCTTTCGGAAGACCAACGCTGCAACTTATAGGGTTCATATTTTATCTAGTAACAAACAACGTAATAGTATTTTCATTTGATATATTTGTTCAGCATTTCTCCGATAGTAAAAAAATCGGCAAGATGAGAGGATTTTATCTAACTGTTATTAACACAGCTTGGGTAATATCCCCTGTAATTGCTGGGATACTTATGAGTAACGGCGGATACCCTCTGCTTTATGGAGTATCAATGATGTTTATATTTATAGTTTTTTATACTGTTTTGACTCAAATAAAAAACTATCATGACGCACCATATGTTCGAGCCCCGTTTGTAAAAACATTGAATCTACTGTGGAGCCAGCATGAGCTCAGATCGATTACTGTGCTAAACTTTGTCCTACAGTTCTTTTATGCATGGATGATTATATATACGCCGATATATCTACATGAACACATAGGGTTTTCCTGGGAAAACATAGGAATCATATTTACCATAATGCTTCTACCGTTCATACTCTTAGAGTTACCACTTGGAAGACGGTCCGATAGACATGGTGAAAAAACATTTCTAATTTTGGGATTGATTATTATGGGAGTAGCAACTCTGTTTCTACCTACTCTACCTAAAAATATAATTCTATGGGCATTCTTCCTTTTCCTAACTAGAGTTGGAGCAGCTATAACAGAAGTTATGATAGAGGTTCATTTTTTCAAAAAAGTTACAGATAAGGAAAGCAACTTCATAAGCATCTTCAGAGATATGTCACCACTAGCTTTCGTGGTTGCACCAATATTTGGAACACTTATTATAGGAACATTACCATTTAAAACACTTTACATAGTACTCGGAGTATTTGTATTGTCAGGAATTTTTTATGCCCATAAACTCAAAGACAAAAAAACAAGTTAA
- a CDS encoding ribonuclease J, with protein MQKIQKPIQKKDAPHSSRDLKAPARHPAHIQAHGGSHTPHTHATHTNTTSKDAKKPFTKGAPKRSGGYRYQKHGSRKNGIQSVTTHLPTNKPKQTNHIPPVGPGVVRIIPLGGVEEIGKNMTAIEIGNDIIVIDAGMQFKTDDTPGIDYIIPNTTYLEERKDKIRAMIITHGHLDHIGGVPIVMDRIGNPPIYSRNLSVLLMKKRQSEFPHLKPLDAHIVENESVITLGNIKVRFFGVTHTVPDSMGIIVETPYGWIVTPGDYKLEHQNGIPSDREEKEYSIFDEAKVLLLMTDSTNIENPDWAIPETEVHKGLESIIKSVKGRLIIAAFASHIERLIKVVEIAESLNKHIVLEGRSMKTNMEVSIQAGLLNPKKGTIISIEEVENYPPDRIIILSTGGQGEEFSALMRASNKTHKNFRLGKGDTIVLSASIVPGNELAVQKLKDNLARQGVRIIHYRTSEVSIHSTGHGNVPEIKWLHRKTHPKFFIPIHGNHYMLKLHKELAMSLGMPESNVIVPDNGSIIEINENGEKMVLRKEKAPSGNMMVDGFSVGDEQEVVIRDRRMLAEDGMFIVMVIVDGKTGKLKKSPDLISRGFVYLKENQELLRQARIIIKKTIEETTNGANPINFDYIKGAVTDEVSKFLFQKTAKRPLVIPVLLSM; from the coding sequence ATGCAAAAAATACAAAAACCAATACAAAAAAAAGATGCTCCGCACAGTAGCAGAGATTTAAAAGCTCCTGCTCGACACCCAGCACACATACAAGCACATGGTGGATCACATACACCACATACACATGCGACACATACAAATACAACAAGCAAAGATGCTAAAAAACCTTTTACTAAAGGTGCACCAAAAAGAAGTGGTGGTTATAGATACCAAAAACATGGATCCCGTAAAAACGGAATCCAAAGTGTAACTACTCACCTACCAACAAACAAACCTAAACAAACAAATCACATACCACCAGTTGGACCAGGAGTAGTACGTATCATACCTCTAGGTGGAGTTGAAGAAATCGGAAAGAACATGACTGCGATTGAAATCGGAAACGATATAATTGTCATCGACGCAGGTATGCAATTTAAAACTGATGATACTCCAGGTATCGATTACATCATCCCGAACACAACTTATTTAGAAGAACGCAAAGACAAAATCCGCGCGATGATTATTACACATGGACACTTAGACCACATTGGAGGTGTGCCTATAGTAATGGATCGTATTGGTAACCCACCAATCTATTCACGAAATCTGTCTGTACTTCTAATGAAGAAGCGTCAATCTGAATTCCCTCACCTAAAACCTCTAGACGCACACATAGTTGAAAATGAAAGTGTCATAACACTTGGAAATATAAAAGTGCGATTTTTTGGAGTGACTCATACTGTTCCAGATTCAATGGGAATAATAGTAGAGACACCTTACGGATGGATAGTAACCCCTGGAGACTACAAACTAGAACACCAAAACGGAATACCTTCTGATAGAGAAGAAAAAGAATATAGTATTTTTGATGAAGCTAAAGTACTGCTTCTTATGACTGACTCTACAAATATAGAGAACCCAGATTGGGCAATTCCTGAAACTGAAGTGCACAAAGGACTCGAAAGTATTATAAAAAGTGTAAAAGGAAGACTTATTATCGCAGCTTTTGCATCTCATATTGAACGATTGATAAAAGTTGTAGAGATAGCCGAAAGCTTAAACAAACATATAGTACTTGAAGGGCGAAGTATGAAAACAAACATGGAGGTTTCAATCCAAGCAGGTCTACTAAATCCAAAGAAAGGCACTATCATATCTATTGAAGAAGTTGAAAATTACCCACCAGATCGTATTATTATTCTTTCTACTGGAGGACAAGGAGAAGAATTTTCAGCATTGATGCGCGCATCAAATAAAACTCACAAAAACTTTAGACTCGGAAAAGGAGATACTATTGTCCTATCTGCATCGATTGTTCCTGGAAATGAGCTCGCTGTTCAAAAACTAAAAGACAATCTTGCTCGCCAAGGAGTTAGAATAATCCACTACAGAACAAGTGAAGTATCGATCCACTCTACAGGGCATGGGAACGTCCCTGAAATAAAATGGTTGCACAGAAAGACTCACCCAAAATTCTTTATCCCAATACATGGAAATCACTACATGCTAAAGCTCCACAAAGAATTAGCTATGTCTCTTGGTATGCCAGAGAGTAATGTTATTGTTCCAGACAATGGATCAATTATAGAGATAAATGAAAATGGAGAAAAAATGGTTCTACGAAAAGAGAAAGCGCCTTCAGGAAACATGATGGTGGACGGTTTCTCTGTAGGAGATGAACAGGAAGTGGTCATACGTGATCGCCGAATGCTCGCAGAAGACGGAATGTTTATAGTTATGGTAATAGTTGATGGCAAGACAGGTAAACTAAAAAAATCTCCAGACTTAATCTCTCGTGGATTCGTATATCTAAAAGAAAACCAAGAACTACTAAGACAAGCTCGTATAATAATCAAGAAAACAATCGAAGAAACAACGAACGGAGCAAATCCTATAAACTTTGATTACATAAAAGGAGCTGTAACTGATGAAGTATCAAAATTCTTGTTCCAAAAAACAGCTAAACGTCCTCTTGTAATACCTGTCCTCTTAAGTATGTAA
- the secG gene encoding preprotein translocase subunit SecG, protein MSTITEALPYIQIFLSIILVISILLQQSSAGLGGTFGGSDSLSTFHTRRGFEKVLFYTAIITAVLLTLASLAAVLV, encoded by the coding sequence ATGAGTACGATCACTGAGGCATTGCCTTACATACAGATTTTTCTATCTATTATTCTAGTCATATCAATACTTCTCCAGCAATCAAGCGCAGGCTTGGGTGGCACTTTTGGTGGCTCAGACAGCCTATCCACATTCCACACACGACGCGGGTTTGAGAAAGTACTCTTTTATACAGCAATTATCACAGCTGTATTATTGACATTGGCAAGTCTTGCTGCTGTTCTAGTCTAG
- a CDS encoding ribonucleoside-triphosphate reductase yields the protein MTKKITLSKQDLAKIKEIRNREFNIIAFDLSKIIEAINKAFASTGEGEHADAEYVGKKVFKELLAIKTEAKDKNFTPTVELIQDLVETELIREKYVHTAKAYILYRNKRAELRREVGPVPEKVKKMAEESKKYFRNPLAELVYYRTYARWIDAEGRRETWIETIDRYMDFMRENIGNKLKESEYAEVREAILKQEAMPSMRLIQFAGAPARKTNVCAYNCSFIAPSTFQDFGEIVYISMCGTGVGYTVESKNIQALPQIKLQDGKKLPTFIVPDSKEGWADALVHGMKTWFGGNDVEFDFSLLRPAGARLKTMGGKSSGPQPLVELLQFTRERILRRQGRHLRNIDAHDIICKIGECVVAGGVRRSALISLSDLDDEEIRDSKKGQFYLTEGQRSLANNSAVYENKPSAIEFMDEWVALMKSGSGERGIFNRGSLHATLPERRIKLWQKEYKGYFSPDGRVVGPIGTNPCGEIILQSKQFCNLSEVVARADDTEETLMRKVRIAAILGTYQSTLTKFGYLSKEWQDNCRKECLLGVSITGQWDCGLARDGKMLEKLKKESIRINKIFAKRFGVNESTCITCVKPSGTVSQTVDCSSGMHPRHAPYYIRRVRISATDALFKMLKDQGVPYFPEVGQSVDTATTYVLEFPVAAPKGAICKDDVSALAQLEHWKVVKVNYTEHNPSVTVSVGDDEWIEVAHWLYQNWDIVGGLSFLPRSNHVYQLAPYEEITKEQYEKLKPTVANIDFSKIVTYEIQDETEVKKELACVSGVCEI from the coding sequence ATGACAAAAAAAATCACCCTCAGTAAACAAGATCTTGCAAAGATCAAAGAAATTCGTAACCGCGAATTTAACATAATAGCTTTTGATCTAAGTAAGATTATTGAAGCTATCAATAAAGCTTTTGCTTCAACTGGCGAGGGAGAACATGCCGATGCTGAATATGTTGGCAAGAAGGTTTTCAAAGAACTATTGGCTATCAAAACAGAAGCTAAAGACAAAAACTTTACTCCTACAGTAGAGCTTATACAGGATTTGGTAGAAACTGAGCTTATTCGTGAGAAATATGTGCATACAGCAAAGGCTTATATTCTATATAGAAACAAGCGCGCAGAACTTCGTCGTGAGGTTGGTCCAGTTCCAGAGAAGGTTAAAAAGATGGCCGAAGAGAGTAAGAAGTATTTCAGAAATCCTCTTGCTGAGCTCGTGTACTACAGAACATACGCACGTTGGATAGATGCAGAAGGTCGTCGTGAGACTTGGATTGAGACTATCGATCGTTATATGGATTTCATGCGTGAAAACATAGGCAACAAGCTAAAAGAATCAGAGTATGCTGAAGTTCGTGAGGCAATTCTAAAACAAGAAGCGATGCCTTCAATGCGCCTTATTCAATTCGCAGGCGCTCCAGCTCGCAAGACAAACGTTTGTGCATACAACTGTTCATTTATCGCACCATCTACATTTCAAGATTTCGGAGAGATTGTATATATATCAATGTGTGGAACTGGAGTAGGTTACACAGTTGAATCAAAAAATATTCAAGCACTTCCACAGATTAAACTTCAAGATGGGAAAAAACTTCCTACTTTTATAGTACCTGACTCAAAAGAAGGTTGGGCTGATGCTCTCGTGCATGGTATGAAGACTTGGTTCGGTGGAAATGATGTTGAATTTGATTTTTCACTTCTTAGACCAGCCGGTGCTCGTCTAAAAACTATGGGTGGAAAATCTTCAGGTCCACAACCTCTAGTTGAGCTTCTCCAGTTTACTCGTGAGCGTATCTTGCGCCGACAAGGAAGACATCTACGAAACATCGATGCGCACGATATTATCTGTAAAATAGGTGAGTGTGTTGTTGCTGGAGGAGTACGTAGAAGTGCTTTGATATCACTTTCAGATTTGGATGATGAAGAAATACGCGATTCAAAGAAAGGTCAGTTCTATCTCACAGAAGGTCAGAGATCACTAGCAAACAACTCAGCTGTATATGAAAACAAGCCTTCAGCTATAGAGTTTATGGATGAATGGGTAGCTTTGATGAAATCAGGATCTGGAGAGAGAGGAATCTTCAATCGTGGATCACTTCATGCAACTCTACCAGAACGTCGTATAAAACTTTGGCAGAAAGAGTACAAGGGTTACTTCTCACCAGATGGACGCGTAGTCGGACCGATCGGAACAAATCCTTGTGGAGAGATTATTCTCCAATCAAAACAGTTCTGTAACTTATCAGAAGTAGTAGCGCGCGCAGATGATACAGAAGAAACTCTAATGAGAAAAGTGCGTATAGCTGCAATACTTGGAACATACCAATCAACACTTACAAAATTTGGATACCTCTCAAAAGAGTGGCAAGATAATTGTAGAAAAGAATGCTTGCTTGGAGTTTCTATAACAGGTCAATGGGATTGCGGGCTTGCTCGAGATGGCAAGATGCTTGAAAAACTCAAGAAAGAATCTATTCGCATTAACAAGATCTTTGCAAAGCGTTTTGGAGTAAATGAATCTACATGTATTACTTGTGTTAAACCTTCTGGAACCGTTTCTCAGACTGTAGACTGTTCAAGTGGTATGCATCCTCGTCATGCTCCATACTACATCCGACGTGTACGTATATCTGCAACAGATGCACTTTTCAAAATGTTGAAAGACCAAGGCGTACCTTACTTCCCAGAAGTTGGTCAGTCAGTTGATACTGCTACTACATATGTACTTGAATTTCCAGTTGCAGCACCAAAAGGTGCGATATGTAAAGACGATGTGTCTGCACTTGCTCAGCTAGAACACTGGAAAGTTGTAAAAGTTAACTACACAGAACACAATCCATCAGTAACAGTTTCTGTGGGAGACGATGAATGGATTGAAGTGGCTCATTGGTTGTATCAGAACTGGGATATCGTAGGAGGTCTTTCATTCCTTCCTCGATCAAATCACGTGTACCAACTTGCTCCATATGAAGAGATTACAAAAGAGCAATATGAAAAACTAAAGCCAACAGTTGCAAATATTGATTTCTCAAAGATTGTTACTTATGAAATCCAAGACGAAACTGAAGTTAAAAAAGAACTCGCATGTGTGTCTGGAGTCTGTGAAATCTAG
- a CDS encoding FAD-binding oxidoreductase, translating to MSKNNSPWIHQLARTRPISKGKIPEKTDVVIVGGGIAGISTAYEILKNTDLKVVLLEATKVAHGATGHNAGQITSYFENPFQDFVNKFGLEQSADAVRAIEYDARMILNEIMRDANIKTPLSEFEGYDGLKDKDSVLLYLEDLKLKSEAGLSIRKMYISEEWSHSMHLPSEYKSFYTKIGHSDVMSLLETIDSDYIAALPFLSGCMNSALFTEELAVFILNNFKDRFVLVEESPVSVCELHKDFVSLKSKDISILTDRVVLCTNGFENIKIDNKNGVDIDTKFHHKVSGLIGYMAGFTENPDKKPSASIYTKSIGMNGGEYFYATRRPYELRDNKVNLISIGGPEEVIEDTSKYDRNMRIPSSAIGSIFSFIEKTYNTKSKNDIFEFIWHGLMGYTPNGVRLIGIEPCNPLLLYNLGCNGVGILPSIYGAKRISKILNNEVLKPSIFDPKDQTCPIE from the coding sequence ATGTCAAAAAACAATTCACCATGGATTCATCAACTTGCTCGAACGAGACCTATTTCAAAAGGTAAGATACCTGAAAAGACCGATGTTGTTATTGTTGGTGGGGGAATAGCGGGTATTTCGACTGCGTATGAAATATTGAAAAATACAGATCTGAAAGTTGTTTTACTAGAAGCTACAAAAGTGGCTCACGGAGCGACTGGTCACAATGCTGGTCAGATTACAAGTTATTTTGAAAATCCATTTCAAGATTTTGTAAATAAATTTGGATTGGAGCAGTCAGCCGATGCAGTAAGAGCTATCGAATATGATGCACGCATGATTCTAAATGAGATCATGCGCGACGCAAATATAAAAACCCCTCTATCAGAATTTGAAGGATATGATGGACTGAAAGATAAAGACTCTGTTTTGTTGTATTTAGAAGATCTCAAACTAAAATCCGAAGCAGGTTTGTCTATTCGTAAAATGTATATATCCGAAGAATGGAGTCATAGTATGCATTTGCCTTCTGAATACAAATCTTTTTATACAAAAATAGGGCACAGTGATGTAATGTCTTTGCTCGAAACTATTGATAGTGATTATATAGCGGCTTTGCCATTTTTATCAGGTTGTATGAATAGCGCTCTTTTTACAGAAGAGTTGGCGGTTTTTATACTAAATAACTTCAAAGATCGTTTTGTCTTGGTTGAAGAATCTCCTGTTTCAGTTTGTGAACTTCATAAAGATTTTGTTTCTCTAAAATCAAAGGATATTTCTATTCTTACAGATCGAGTCGTATTGTGTACAAATGGATTTGAAAATATAAAAATAGACAATAAAAATGGTGTAGATATAGATACTAAATTTCACCATAAAGTATCAGGTCTTATTGGTTATATGGCTGGCTTTACCGAAAATCCAGACAAGAAGCCTTCTGCTAGTATTTACACAAAATCTATAGGTATGAATGGGGGAGAGTATTTTTATGCGACTCGTAGACCATATGAATTGAGAGATAACAAAGTAAATCTAATATCAATCGGTGGGCCTGAGGAGGTGATAGAAGATACAAGTAAATACGATAGAAATATGCGTATCCCTTCTTCTGCTATTGGTTCTATATTTAGTTTTATTGAAAAAACTTATAATACAAAAAGTAAAAATGATATTTTTGAATTTATTTGGCACGGGCTGATGGGGTATACACCAAATGGAGTTCGATTGATTGGTATAGAACCTTGCAATCCATTGCTTTTATACAACTTAGGTTGCAATGGAGTTGGAATATTACCTTCAATATATGGAGCCAAGAGAATTTCAAAAATATTAAATAATGAAGTATTGAAACCTTCGATATTTGATCCCAAAGATCAAACTTGTCCCATAGAATAA
- the secA gene encoding preprotein translocase subunit SecA, translating into MMALISNIFGNADSRFIKSVKPLIEKINSLEEGLLSLPDEAFPEKTRALKERLAKGETLDNILPEAFALVREASRRTLGQRHYDVQLIGGIVLHKNKIAEMRTGEGKTLVATLPVYLNALKGDGVHVVTVNDYLASRDGEWMGQIYDFLGLSVGVINSQQISYLYSKKEGDLDKEHDETGSFKVMYEFLKTCTRREAYAADITYGTNNEFGFDYLRDNLVVNSSQMVQRGHPFAVVDEIDSILIDEARTPLIISAPTSDSEKLYQTFASIARNLKIEEDYTVEEKHKSISLTDAGITSAEKSLGIENIYSEKGIKYVHHLETAVRAEALYKKDKDYVVKDNEIIIVDPFTGRMQPGRRWSEGLHQAIEAKEGVMVQKESRAAASITYQNYFRLYKKLGGMTGTAKTSEEEFFKVYGLEVITIPTHRDIKRIDNSDLIYQSEIGKWKAIAKKVKDLHKKGQPVLIGTISIERNELLSEFLKAEGVPHTLLNAKNHEREGELVSEAGKRGAVTVATNMAGRGVDIKLGGALATEEERQEIRDLGGLFVLGTERHEARRIDNQLRGRSGRQGDPGETQFYVSLEDDLMRVFGAESIKRMMGTFGIPEDEPITNRLISRALESAQAKIEGFHFDARKNTLEYDDVLNHQRKSIYNRRKTLIVGTFDEIKKYIDEYVSSDTELSNLTDEKKTLTTEESFYETLRRIILHVTDTLWAEHLETMDYLRSSVNLRAYGQREPLVEYKKEGLIYFKNMEQAVLREVCEILKTVEIKTPASVKEEEVKQDFVITSAGSLDSDTMSHKSEAEKSGIPKVGRNDTCPCGSGKKYKKCHGA; encoded by the coding sequence ATTATGGCCTTAATTAGCAATATATTTGGGAACGCAGATTCCCGTTTTATAAAATCAGTAAAACCACTTATAGAGAAGATAAACTCTCTAGAAGAAGGCCTTTTGTCCTTACCTGATGAAGCTTTTCCTGAAAAGACTCGGGCTCTCAAGGAGCGTCTCGCAAAAGGGGAAACTCTAGATAATATTTTACCGGAAGCTTTTGCGCTTGTTCGTGAAGCTTCACGAAGAACTCTTGGGCAACGCCACTATGATGTGCAATTGATTGGAGGTATTGTTTTACACAAAAATAAAATAGCCGAGATGCGCACAGGAGAAGGTAAGACCCTCGTTGCTACCTTACCTGTTTATTTGAATGCATTAAAAGGAGATGGTGTGCATGTTGTTACTGTAAATGATTATCTAGCGAGTCGTGACGGAGAATGGATGGGACAGATATATGATTTTCTTGGTCTTAGTGTGGGGGTTATAAACTCACAACAAATTTCATATTTGTATTCAAAGAAAGAAGGTGACTTGGACAAAGAACACGACGAGACAGGATCTTTCAAGGTGATGTATGAGTTCCTTAAAACTTGCACCAGAAGAGAGGCTTATGCAGCTGATATTACATATGGAACAAACAATGAATTTGGGTTTGATTATTTGAGAGACAATCTAGTGGTAAATTCTTCCCAGATGGTTCAAAGAGGTCACCCTTTTGCTGTTGTTGACGAGATAGACTCTATACTTATAGACGAAGCTAGAACTCCTCTTATAATATCTGCTCCGACATCTGATTCCGAGAAACTTTATCAGACATTTGCTAGTATTGCTCGCAATTTAAAGATAGAAGAGGATTATACAGTTGAAGAGAAGCATAAATCTATATCCCTAACAGACGCTGGTATAACTAGCGCTGAAAAATCTTTAGGAATTGAAAATATATATTCAGAAAAAGGCATAAAGTATGTTCATCATCTAGAAACTGCTGTACGTGCCGAGGCCTTATACAAGAAAGACAAGGATTATGTAGTAAAAGATAATGAGATTATTATTGTTGATCCTTTTACTGGGCGTATGCAACCAGGACGTCGTTGGAGTGAGGGTCTGCATCAGGCGATTGAAGCCAAGGAAGGTGTTATGGTCCAAAAAGAGTCTAGAGCCGCAGCTTCTATCACTTACCAGAATTATTTTAGACTATATAAGAAGCTTGGCGGTATGACTGGTACTGCGAAGACTTCAGAAGAAGAATTTTTTAAAGTTTACGGACTTGAGGTTATTACTATACCTACACATAGGGATATAAAGAGAATCGACAATTCAGACCTAATTTACCAAAGCGAAATTGGTAAATGGAAAGCTATCGCAAAGAAAGTAAAAGATCTTCACAAAAAAGGTCAGCCGGTACTTATCGGTACAATTTCAATCGAGAGAAACGAACTTCTGTCTGAATTTCTAAAAGCAGAGGGTGTTCCACACACACTTTTGAATGCAAAGAATCATGAGCGCGAAGGTGAGCTAGTATCAGAAGCAGGAAAACGTGGCGCTGTTACTGTTGCAACAAACATGGCAGGTCGTGGAGTTGATATAAAACTTGGAGGCGCATTGGCCACAGAAGAGGAGAGACAAGAAATACGCGATCTTGGTGGTTTGTTTGTTTTGGGTACAGAGCGCCACGAGGCTAGACGCATAGACAACCAGTTACGAGGAAGATCTGGTCGTCAGGGAGATCCAGGCGAAACTCAATTTTATGTATCACTAGAAGATGATCTTATGCGCGTGTTCGGTGCTGAGAGTATAAAACGTATGATGGGTACATTTGGTATTCCCGAAGATGAACCTATTACAAATCGTTTGATTAGTCGCGCTCTAGAGAGTGCTCAAGCAAAAATCGAAGGTTTCCATTTCGATGCTCGAAAGAACACTCTTGAATATGACGATGTATTGAATCATCAGAGAAAAAGTATATACAACAGACGCAAGACCCTAATAGTTGGTACTTTTGATGAAATAAAGAAATATATAGATGAATATGTGTCTTCTGATACAGAACTTTCTAATCTAACTGATGAAAAAAAGACTCTAACTACTGAAGAGAGTTTCTACGAAACACTTCGTAGGATAATTCTACATGTTACTGATACGCTCTGGGCTGAGCACTTGGAGACTATGGATTATTTGAGGTCTTCTGTTAACTTGCGTGCGTATGGTCAAAGAGAACCTTTGGTTGAATATAAAAAAGAAGGCTTGATTTACTTCAAGAATATGGAACAGGCAGTTTTACGGGAAGTGTGTGAAATTCTAAAAACTGTAGAAATAAAGACCCCCGCTAGTGTTAAAGAGGAAGAAGTGAAGCAGGATTTTGTTATCACAAGTGCTGGGTCGCTTGATTCTGATACTATGAGCCATAAATCTGAGGCTGAAAAGAGCGGTATTCCGAAAGTTGGGCGAAATGATACATGTCCATGTGGTAGTGGAAAGAAGTACAAAAAGTGTCACGGAGCCTAA
- a CDS encoding glucosaminidase domain-containing protein: MNKDSILRSLQSFVVLPILATNMLVLPAGTIMLPTARVSMTEQNGPLIETITDNQQKTRIDTAKNIDTYFANHDMPLEGTGMKMVIEAEKNNIDPYLIAAIAVRESTGGKHQCKSQASLGKVNPFGWGGCKLGFESYDAAIETVARNLGGNNPKTAHHYGDKSTIEKLEAYNPRTVVARYPEQVMDIMNDMASLEFTSAEKSA; the protein is encoded by the coding sequence ATGAATAAAGACAGCATTTTACGCTCTCTACAGTCATTTGTCGTACTTCCTATTTTGGCGACAAACATGTTAGTACTCCCAGCGGGTACAATCATGCTTCCAACTGCTAGAGTATCAATGACAGAACAAAATGGGCCCCTTATCGAGACGATCACTGATAACCAACAGAAGACTCGAATCGATACGGCTAAAAATATAGATACATACTTTGCTAATCACGACATGCCACTCGAAGGAACTGGTATGAAAATGGTTATCGAAGCAGAGAAAAATAATATTGACCCCTACTTGATCGCAGCTATTGCAGTTCGCGAATCTACTGGTGGAAAACACCAATGTAAGAGTCAGGCTTCCCTAGGTAAGGTTAATCCTTTCGGATGGGGAGGTTGTAAGCTCGGTTTTGAATCCTATGATGCTGCAATTGAAACAGTTGCTCGTAACCTAGGAGGTAACAACCCGAAGACTGCTCATCACTATGGTGATAAGTCTACGATTGAAAAACTAGAAGCTTATAATCCTCGTACTGTGGTGGCTCGCTACCCAGAACAAGTTATGGATATTATGAATGATATGGCCTCTCTCGAGTTCACATCAGCAGAAAAGTCCGCTTAA